A part of Escherichia marmotae genomic DNA contains:
- a CDS encoding YMGG-like glycine zipper-containing protein, translating into MKKKILALGLISALLCSAPAMADMNRTTKGALLGAGVGLLTGNGVNGVLKGAAVGAGVGAVTEKGHDGKNARKGAKVGAAVGAVTGVLTGNGLEGAIKGAVIGGTGGAILGKMK; encoded by the coding sequence TTGAAGAAAAAAATACTCGCCTTAGGGCTTATCTCAGCATTGCTCTGCTCCGCGCCAGCGATGGCGGATATGAATCGCACCACGAAAGGTGCACTGTTAGGCGCAGGCGTTGGTTTACTGACTGGCAATGGTGTTAATGGCGTACTGAAAGGTGCTGCTGTGGGCGCTGGCGTTGGTGCAGTAACAGAAAAAGGCCACGATGGTAAAAATGCCCGTAAAGGCGCAAAAGTGGGTGCCGCCGTTGGCGCGGTCACTGGCGTTCTGACCGGCAATGGTCTTGAAGGCGCAATTAAAGGTGCCGTAATTGGCGGTACGGGTGGTGCAATTCTGGGTAAAATGAAATAA
- the ymgF gene encoding cell division-associated protein YmgF, translating to MNNSNSLDYFTLYIIFSIAFMLITILVILFAKPSIWLGEVLVTINLINALVWLVINLLNRLREKFVSQRDQH from the coding sequence ATGAACAATAGTAATAGCCTGGATTATTTCACTTTGTATATCATCTTCTCCATCGCGTTTATGCTGATCACCATTCTGGTGATCCTGTTCGCCAAACCCAGCATCTGGCTGGGAGAAGTGCTGGTTACCATAAATTTAATCAATGCACTTGTTTGGTTGGTGATCAATTTACTTAACCGATTAAGAGAAAAGTTTGTAAGTCAAAGGGATCAACATTAA
- the minD gene encoding septum site-determining protein MinD, with translation MARIIVVTSGKGGVGKTTSSAAIATGLAQKGKKTVVIDFDIGLRNLDLIMGCERRVVYDFVNVIQGDATLNQALIKDKRTENLYILPASQTRDKDALTREGVAKVLDDLKAMDFEFIVCDSPAGIETGALMALYFADEAIITTNPEVSSVRDSDRILGILASKSRRAENGEEPIKEHLLLTRYNPGRVNRGDMLSMEDVLEILRIKLVGVIPEDQSVLRASNQGEPVILDINADAGKAYADTVERLLGEERPFRFIEEEKKGFLKRLFGG, from the coding sequence ATGGCACGCATTATTGTTGTTACTTCGGGGAAAGGGGGCGTTGGAAAGACAACCTCCAGCGCGGCCATCGCCACTGGTTTGGCCCAGAAGGGAAAGAAAACTGTCGTGATCGATTTTGATATCGGCTTGCGTAATCTCGACCTGATTATGGGTTGCGAGCGCCGGGTCGTTTACGATTTCGTCAACGTCATTCAGGGCGATGCAACGCTAAATCAGGCTTTAATTAAAGATAAGCGTACTGAAAACCTCTATATTCTTCCGGCATCACAAACTCGCGATAAAGACGCACTCACCCGCGAAGGGGTCGCCAAAGTTCTTGATGACCTAAAAGCAATGGATTTTGAGTTTATTGTTTGTGACTCACCGGCGGGTATTGAAACCGGTGCATTAATGGCGCTCTATTTCGCAGATGAAGCTATTATAACCACGAACCCGGAAGTCTCATCAGTTCGTGACTCTGACCGTATTTTAGGTATTCTGGCGTCGAAATCCCGTCGAGCAGAAAACGGTGAAGAACCGATTAAAGAGCACCTGCTATTAACGCGCTATAACCCAGGCCGCGTTAACAGAGGCGACATGTTGAGCATGGAAGACGTACTGGAGATCCTGCGCATCAAGCTCGTCGGCGTGATCCCAGAGGATCAATCAGTATTGCGCGCCTCTAACCAGGGGGAACCGGTTATTCTCGATATCAACGCCGATGCGGGTAAAGCCTATGCTGATACCGTAGAACGTCTGTTGGGAGAAGAACGCCCTTTCCGCTTCATTGAAGAAGAGAAGAAAGGTTTCCTCAAACGCTTGTTCGGAGGATAA
- the minC gene encoding septum site-determining protein MinC has product MSNTPIELKGSSFTLSVVHLHEAEPKVIHQALEDKIAQAPAFLKHAPIVLNVSGLEEQVNWSAMHKAISATGLRIIGVSGCKNAKLKAEIEKMGLPILTEGKEKAPRPAPAPLAPAKNTTPDTKTRLIDTPVRSGQRIYAPQCDLIVTSHVSAGAELIADGNIHVYGMMRGRALAGASGDREAQIFCTSLMAELVSIAGEYWLSDKIPAEFYGKAARLQLVENALTVQSLN; this is encoded by the coding sequence ATGTCAAACACGCCAATCGAGCTTAAAGGTAGCAGCTTCACCTTATCTGTGGTTCATCTGCATGAGGCAGAACCTAAGGTTATTCATCAGGCGCTGGAAGACAAAATCGCTCAGGCTCCCGCATTTTTAAAGCATGCCCCCATCGTACTCAATGTCAGTGGCCTCGAAGAACAGGTCAACTGGTCTGCAATGCATAAAGCTATCTCGGCAACGGGCTTGCGGATCATTGGTGTCAGTGGCTGCAAAAATGCGAAACTGAAAGCTGAAATCGAAAAAATGGGGTTGCCAATCCTGACTGAAGGAAAGGAAAAAGCGCCGCGTCCAGCTCCTGCCCCCCTGGCTCCTGCGAAAAATACAACGCCGGACACAAAAACGCGCTTAATAGATACCCCAGTGCGTTCCGGTCAGCGCATTTATGCGCCACAATGTGATCTAATTGTTACAAGCCATGTTAGCGCAGGGGCAGAATTGATCGCAGATGGTAACATTCATGTCTATGGCATGATGCGCGGTCGTGCGCTGGCGGGGGCAAGTGGTGATCGGGAAGCACAAATATTTTGTACGAGCCTGATGGCAGAACTGGTCTCTATCGCAGGTGAATACTGGCTGAGTGATAAAATCCCAGCAGAATTTTATGGCAAAGCGGCACGGCTGCAATTAGTCGAAAACGCTTTGACCGTTCAATCGTTAAATTGA
- a CDS encoding YcgN family cysteine cluster protein has translation MSDIPFWQSKTLDEMSDAEWESLCDGCGQCCLHKLMDEDTDEIYFTNVACRQLNIKTCQCRNYERRFEFEPDCIKLTRENLPTFEWLPMTCAYRLLAEGKALPGWHPLITGSKAAMHGERISVRHIAVKESEVIDWQDHILNKPDWAQ, from the coding sequence ATGAGCGATATACCTTTCTGGCAAAGTAAAACCCTGGATGAAATGAGCGATGCAGAATGGGAGTCGTTGTGTGATGGTTGTGGTCAGTGCTGTCTGCATAAACTGATGGATGAAGATACTGACGAAATCTACTTCACTAACGTCGCTTGCCGTCAGCTTAATATTAAAACCTGTCAATGTCGTAACTACGAACGCCGCTTCGAGTTTGAACCTGACTGCATTAAATTAACCCGTGAGAATCTGCCAACATTCGAATGGCTACCGATGACCTGTGCTTATCGGTTGCTGGCGGAAGGGAAGGCATTGCCAGGGTGGCACCCACTGATTACCGGTTCGAAAGCGGCAATGCATGGTGAGCGAATTTCCGTACGTCATATCGCGGTGAAAGAATCAGAAGTGATCGACTGGCAGGATCATATACTCAATAAACCTGACTGGGCACAGTGA
- a CDS encoding YcgL domain-containing protein, producing MFCVIYRSSKRDQTYLYVEKKDDFSRVPEELMKGFGQPQLAMILPLDGRKKLVNADIEKVKQALAEHGYYLQLPPPPEDLLKQHLSVMAKNTDSTKK from the coding sequence ATGTTTTGTGTGATCTATCGAAGTAGCAAACGTGACCAGACCTATTTATATGTTGAAAAAAAAGACGACTTTTCGCGTGTTCCAGAGGAGCTGATGAAAGGTTTTGGTCAACCTCAACTTGCGATGATTCTTCCATTGGACGGGAGAAAGAAACTGGTAAATGCCGATATTGAGAAAGTTAAACAGGCATTAGCTGAGCATGGCTATTATCTTCAATTGCCACCACCTCCCGAGGATTTGCTGAAGCAACATCTTTCTGTGATGGCGAAAAATACAGACAGCACTAAAAAATAA
- a CDS encoding YmgD family protein produces MMMKKFALLAGLFVFAPMTWAQDYNIKNGLPAETYITCAEANEMAKTDSAQVADIVAVMGNASVTSRDLKIEQSPELSAKVVEKLNQVCAKDPQMLLITAIDDTMRAIGKK; encoded by the coding sequence ATGATGATGAAAAAATTTGCTTTACTGGCGGGGCTGTTCGTCTTCGCACCAATGACCTGGGCTCAGGACTATAATATTAAGAATGGTTTGCCAGCAGAAACCTATATTACCTGCGCAGAAGCCAACGAAATGGCAAAAACTGACAGCGCACAGGTTGCAGATATCGTTGCGGTAATGGGTAACGCCAGCGTTACCAGCCGTGATTTAAAGATTGAGCAATCACCGGAACTGAGTGCCAAAGTGGTAGAAAAACTGAATCAGGTTTGTGCCAAAGATCCGCAAATGCTGTTAATTACCGCAATTGATGACACCATGCGTGCCATCGGTAAAAAATAA
- the minE gene encoding cell division topological specificity factor MinE has protein sequence MALLDFFLSRKKNTANIAKERLQIIVAERRRSDAEPHYLPQLRKDILDVICKYVQIDPEMVTVQLEQKDGDISILELNVTLPEAEELK, from the coding sequence ATGGCATTACTCGATTTCTTTCTCTCACGGAAGAAAAACACGGCCAATATTGCAAAAGAACGGTTGCAAATTATTGTTGCTGAACGCCGGCGCAGCGATGCAGAACCGCACTATCTGCCGCAGTTGCGTAAAGATATTCTTGATGTCATTTGTAAATACGTACAAATCGATCCCGAGATGGTGACTGTTCAGCTTGAGCAAAAAGATGGTGATATTTCCATCCTTGAGCTTAACGTGACCTTGCCGGAAGCAGAAGAGCTGAAATAA
- a CDS encoding fumarylacetoacetate hydrolase family protein — MYQHHNWQGALLDYPVSKVVCVGSNYAKHIKEMGSEVPEEPVLFIKPETALCDLRQPLAIPSDFGAVHHEVELAVLIGATLRQATEEHVRKAIAGYGVALDLTLRDVQGKMKKAGQPWEKAKGFDNSCPLSGFIPAAEFTGDPQNTSLGLSVNGVVRQQGTTADMIHKIVPLIAYMSKFFTLKPGDVVLTGTPDGVGPLHSGDELTITFGSHSLTTRVL, encoded by the coding sequence ATGTATCAACATCACAACTGGCAAGGTGCGCTGCTGGATTATCCGGTGAGTAAAGTGGTCTGTGTTGGCAGTAATTATGCCAAACATATTAAAGAGATGGGGAGTGAAGTGCCTGAAGAGCCAGTGTTGTTCATTAAACCCGAAACGGCACTGTGCGATCTGCGCCAGCCATTGGCCATCCCCTCTGATTTCGGTGCGGTTCATCATGAGGTTGAACTGGCGGTGTTGATCGGCGCGACGCTACGCCAGGCCACGGAAGAGCATGTACGCAAAGCCATTGCCGGTTATGGTGTGGCGCTCGATCTGACATTACGTGATGTTCAGGGAAAGATGAAGAAAGCCGGGCAGCCATGGGAAAAAGCTAAAGGGTTTGATAACTCTTGCCCACTGTCCGGGTTTATTCCCGCTGCAGAGTTCACTGGCGATCCACAAAATACGTCGCTAGGCTTAAGTGTAAATGGTGTCGTTCGTCAACAGGGTACAACGGCAGATATGATCCATAAAATCGTTCCGCTGATTGCTTATATGAGCAAGTTTTTTACCCTCAAGCCTGGTGACGTTGTACTAACAGGCACGCCTGATGGTGTTGGCCCACTACACAGTGGTGATGAACTGACCATCACTTTCGGTAGTCATTCGTTGACAACTCGCGTTTTGTAA